The Triticum aestivum cultivar Chinese Spring chromosome 3A, IWGSC CS RefSeq v2.1, whole genome shotgun sequence genome includes a region encoding these proteins:
- the LOC123059312 gene encoding L-type lectin-domain containing receptor kinase S.7 has translation MPRSCSAAALLLLVVLLAAPLQPTSAANPDATAFGRAAFLKKLTLLGSASILQGRQLAVALTTNSSDGIGAGRALFSDPVRLLLPRADPRAAPAQASFATRFTFRITPSPSYGDGLAFILTSSPTFLGASNGYMGLYAAAPAPASAPGVSTVALELDTHHDVALHDPDGNHVAVDAGSIFSVASASPGVNLKAGVPITAWVQYHARRRRLQAWISYSSSRRHLDPALSLAIDLSGLVEELMYVGFSASNGEGGRAIHLIENWSFRTFWDLNTAQGPPPLPSSTQHKDETSVSSTPPTSATAKHRHVVPAVLGALIFVLVLGGIICVLFHRRRRKAGRRVQLAVQSEMARSV, from the coding sequence ATGCCGCggtcctgctccgccgccgccctcctcctcctcgtcgtcctcctcgccgcccccCTCCAGCCCACCTCCGCCGCCAACCCCGACGCGACGGCCTTTGGCCGCGCGGCGTTCCTGAAGAAGCTCACGCTCCTGGGCTCCGCCTCGATCCTCCAGGGCCGCCAGCTCGCTGTTGCGCTTACCACCAACTCCAGCGACGGCATCGGCGCCGGCCGCGCCCTCTTCTCCGACCCCgtgcgcctcctcctcccgcgagccgacccgcgcgccgccccggcgCAGGCCTCCTTCGCTACCCGCTTCACCTTCCGCATCACGCCCTCCCCAAGCTACGGAGACGGGCTGGCCTTCATCCTCACCTCCTCGCCCACCTTCCTCGGAGCCTCCAACGGTTACATGGGGCtctacgccgccgcccccgcccccgcttcCGCCCCCGGCGTGTCCACCGTCGCCCTCGAGCTTGACACGCACCACGACGTCGCGCTCCACGACCCCGATGGCAACCACGTCGCGGTCGACGCCGGCTCCATCTTCTCCGTCGCGTCCGCGAGCCCGGGCGTCAACCTCAAGGCCGGCGTTCCCATCACGGCCTGGGTGCAGTACCACGCGCGGCGCCGCCGGCTCCAAGCGTGGATCTCCTACtcttcctcgcgacgccacctCGACCCCGCTTTGTCACTGGCCATCGACCTCTCGGGACTGGTCGAGGAGCTCATGTACGTCGGCTTCTCAGCCTCCAACGGCGAGGGCGGCAGGGCGATACATCTCATCGAGAACTGGTCCTTCCGGACATTCTGGGATCTAAACACGGCGCAGGGCCCCCCTCCCCTGCCTTCCTCAACACAGCATAAGGACGAGACATCTGTCAGCAGCACACCGCCCACGTCTGCTACCGCAAAACATCGCCACGTCGTCCCTGCAGTTTTGGGTGCCTTGATCTTCGTACTGGTCCTCGGGGGCATCATCTGTGTACTGTTCCATCGCCGCCGTCGGAAGGCAGGGAGACGCGTTCAGCTCGCAGTCCAATCCGAGATGGCTCGGAGTGTCTGA
- the LOC123063379 gene encoding alpha-glucosidase 2, giving the protein MARGGATRRPPRSHGDPEPGAPRPAATAAAAARRGRRSWWHQLPAPLTRFMPASPGTLLLWVTFISFLVYFSWPYVEFRLAKRGMERSVTPLDAPLMMDLPQFQGEHQESLYWGTYRPNLYLGIRARTPRSLLAGLMWLDMRNGQYSLRHTCQDFDKLIKHGWEAHNGRDYGRQELIDHALRLTTSFLKEKGEGSGYGGDWVVRLDAQDKRSSLSEAQQSATHLFFYIADEDRNLITVGSHETYLSGHALLAFGLHDDIGGWELHLGSKDNVEIHRAGFQSINMHELTDLVEQTLRKNEMQTGNLNLPDMIEDSSNIMIYQVSIKLPAMIDIVLLSGAGLDNSMIAERVKRLTGPMLSMRLESKQKHFEERYNHIFNVNNKILSKELSVGRVALSSLLGGIGYFFGQSKIAFPKSFIQKYGDKHIPYWPAALYTAVPSRSFFPRGFLWHEGFHQLVIWRWDAQISMDIIGHWLDLINADGWIPTDQILGAESLSLVPEKFVLQDPSNGNPLTLFLAIHDLASGMRANQFSGEEAEKISTFLERAYVRLNSCFQWFNSRQSGKYEGTFFWHGRDSITIRELNPKTSTSGLDDYPRASHPNDDERHVDLRCWMLLATKCMRLIAELLKMDTYLEKDYYNLSIQLSDFGTLNKMHLDVKSGGYFDYGKHTEKVRLRWYELEGKYAMRRVLLRETLQPHLQLVPHVGYVSLFPFMMGAIPPESWVLEKQLDIISDRSILWTDYGIRSLSRTSSMYMKRNMPHAAPSWRGPIWINMNYMILSALHHYSHADGPYMGRAGELYDELRSNLIRNIVHNYHETGFFWEKYDQKNRGKGKGARSYTGWSSLIVLIMSESYLSIADLSN; this is encoded by the exons ATGGCCAGAGGTGGCGCCACACGGCGTCCCCCCAGGAGCCACGGGGACCCTGAACCGGGCGCGCCCCGGCCCGCCGCGACCGCCGCCGCGGCAGCGCGGCGCGGTCGGCGCAGTTGGTGGCATCAGCTTCCCGCACCCTTGACGCGCTTCATGCCCGCAAGCCCCGGGACCCTGCTTCTCTGGGTGACCTTCATCAGCTTCCTGGTATACTTCTCATGGCCGTATGTGGAGTTTCGTTTGGCGAAGCGCGGGATGGAACGCTCAGTGACGCCACTTGATGCGCCCCTGATGATGGATCTTCCTCAG TTCCAAGGCGAACATCAGGAGAGCTTGTATTGGGGAACTTACAGGCCGAACTTATATCTGGGAATTCGTGCTAG AACCCCACGATCTCTCTTAGCTGGGTTGATGTGGCTTGACATGAGAAATGGACAATATTCTCTTCGTCACACTTGCCAAGATTTTGATAAGCTTATCAAGCATGGGTGGGAGGCTCACAATGGCAGGGACTATGGACGTCAAGAGTTGATTGATCATGCTTTACGTTTGACCACTAGCTTCCTCAAAGAGAAAGGAGAGGGAAGTGGCTACGGTGGAGATTGGGTTGTTCGACTGGACGCACAGGACAAGAG GTCAAGTTTAAGTGAAGCCCAACAAAGCGCAACACATCTATTCTTCTATATTGCCGACGAAGATAGAAATTTGATCACTGTGGGCTCACATGAGACTTATTTAAGTGGTCATGCTCTTTTGGCGTTTGGGTTACATGACGATATTGGTGGCTGGGAGCTCCATTTGGGATCTAAG GACAATGTGGAAATTCACAGAGCTGGGTTCCAGTCGATCAACATGCATGAACTAACTGATCTTGTTGAGCAAACACTAAGGAAAAAT GAAATGCAAACTGGGAACCTTAACCTACCAGACATGATTGAAGACTCTTCAAATATAATGATCTATCAG GTTTCCATAAAACTTCCTGCCATGATAGACATAGTGCTCTTGTCAGGAGCTGGCTTAGACAATTCAATGATTGCAGAGCGTGTTAAAAGGCTGACAG GTCCCATGCTGAGCATGCGCCTTGAATCAAAACAGAAGCATTTTGAAGAGAGATACAATCACATTTTCAATGTCAATAATAAG ATCCTATCCAAAGAACTATCTGTTGGTAGAGTCGCCTTGTCAAGTCTTCTTGGTGGTATCGGCTACTTCTTCGGGCAGTCAAAAATTGCATTCCCAAAAAGTTTCATT CAAAAATATGGCGATAAACATATTCCATATTGGCCTGCAGCGCTATATACAGCCGTCCCAAGTCGCTCATTCTTCCCTAGGGGATTCCTGTGGCACGAGGGCTTCCATCAGTTAGTCATTTG GCGCTGGGATGCTCAGATATCCATGGATATAATTGGTCATTGGTTAGATCTAATTAATGCAGATGGATGGATTCCAACAGACCAAATCTTAGGAGCTGAATCATTAAG CCTAGTACCCGAGAAGTTTGTTCTGCAGGACCCTTCCAATGGAAACCCTCTGACCTTATTTCTTGCGATACATG ACTTGGCAAGTGGCATGCGTGCAAACCAGTTTTCGGGTGAGGAAGCTGAAAAAATTTCCACTTTCCTTGAAAGGGCTTATGTACGGCTGAATTCTTGTTTTCAGTGGTTCAACAGTAGACAATCTG GGAAGTATGAAGGGACTTTTTTTTGGCATGGAAGAGACAGTATAACGATACGGGAGTTGAACCCAAAG ACATCGACATCTGGTTTGGATGACTATCCTCGTGCGTCTCACCCTAATGATGATGAACGCCATGTTGATCTTCGATGTTGGATGCTTCTTGCTACAAAATGTATGCGGTTAATTGCAGAATTGCTTAAAATGGACACCTATCTTGAGAAG GATTACTATAATCTGTCAATTCAACTTTCGGATTTTGGGACCCTTAACAAG ATGCACTTGGATGTTAAAAGTGGTGGCTATTTTGATTATGGTAAACATACAGAAAAG GTTCGGTTGAGATGGTATGAATTAGAAGGTAAGTATGCCATGAGACGGGTACTTTTAAGAGAGACATTACAGCCTCATCTGCAATTAGTACCCCATGTTGGTTATGTCAGCCTTTTCCCCTTCATGATGGGGGCCATTCCACCA GAATCATGGGTTCTTGAGAAGCAGCTGGACATCATATCTGATAGGTCTATCTTGTGGACGGATTATGGCATTCGGTCACTTTCTAGAACAAG TTCAATGTACATGAAGCGTAATATGCCACATGCTGCTCCGTCTTGGAGAGGTCCAATTTGGATAAACATGAACTACATGATTCTTTCGGCACTTCATCACTACTCACACG CGGACGGCCCGTACATGGGCAGGGCAGGTGAGCTGTATGATGAACTAAGATCGAACCTGATTCG GAATATTGTGCATAATTACCATGAGACAGGCTTCTTCTGGGAGAAGTATGACCAGAAGAACAGAGGCAAGGGGAAGGGCGCGAGGTCATATACAGGATGGAGTTCACTTATAGTTTTGATAATGTCAGAGTCATACCTTAGCATTGCCGACTTATCCAATTAG